The proteins below are encoded in one region of Carcharodon carcharias isolate sCarCar2 chromosome 2, sCarCar2.pri, whole genome shotgun sequence:
- the cnrip1b gene encoding CB1 cannabinoid receptor-interacting protein 1b, producing the protein MFAVLLIQSAHIEEFLLALLLCLWDKKPEAFFCSPLFLFARLIVQSSPIMGEIPSLLKIAVSLKIQPGDGPVYFKVDGQRFGQNRTIKLLTGAKYKVTVVLKPGVVSAKSMMIGVVPITLEEKSRDPQVVDYTGVYDTEGVAHTKSGERQPLQVNIQFDNIGTFETVWQVKFYNYHKRDHCQWGNSFGSIEYECKPNETRSLMWINKEMFT; encoded by the exons ATGTTTGCAGTCCTGCTTATACAGTCGGCACATATTGAAGAATTTCTACTGGCTCTGCTTCTTTGCCTATGGGATAAGAAGCCAGAAGCTTTTTTTTGCAGCCCATTATTTCTATTCGCCCGTCTTATCGTCCAGTCGTCCCCGATCATGGGCGAAATTCCCAGTTTACTGAAAATTGCCGTCTCTCTGAAAATCCAACCCGGTGACGGCCCGGTGTATTTCAAAGTCGATGGCCAGCGATTCGGACAGAACCGGACCATCAAACTGCTCACAGGAGCGAAGTACAAGGTCACCGTCGTGCTGAAGCCGGGGGTAGTGTCAGCGAA GTCCATGATGATCGGTGTAGTGCCTATCACCCTGGAAGAGAAATCGAGGGACCCGCAAGTGGTGGATTACACCGGCGTCTATGACACTGAAGGAGTGGCTCACACCAAAAGCGGGGAGCGCCAGCCCCTGCAAGTCAATATCCAG TTCGACAACATTGGCACCTTTGAGACAGTGTGGCAAGTGAAGTTCTACAATTATCACAAGCGCGATCACTGCCAATGGGGAAACAGCTTTGGCAGCATCGAGTACGAATGCAAACCCAATGAGACTCGCAGCCTGATGTGGATCAACAAGGAGATGTTCACCTAG